A section of the Humulus lupulus chromosome 2, drHumLupu1.1, whole genome shotgun sequence genome encodes:
- the LOC133814380 gene encoding regulatory-associated protein of TOR 1-like, with amino-acid sequence MTKRREQKFPQKKKDSNTNKPIINRLLLEDDTALDNHSSKYRSIIKEFCAFLCECKDVLDEATTMKLLESYGRVEESMFFANLKEQYEILIHHFIQLHDWVASSSSGSTRDCILLGACEAHETLPQSAEFPADVFTSCLTTPIKMALRWFCRRSLLHESLYESLIDKIPGHQNDRKTLLGGIKLDFHYSD; translated from the exons atGACTAAAAGAAGAGAGCAAAAATTTCCCCAAAAGAAAAAGGATTCTAACACAAACAAACCAATA ATAAATCGTCTACTCTTGGAAGATGACACTGCTTTGGATAACCATAGTTCAAAGTACCGATCAATAATAAAAGAGTTCTGTGCTTTTCTATGTGAATGCAAGGATGTGTTGGATGAGGCAACTACAATGAAACTTTTAGAGAG TTATGGCCGGGTTGAAGAGTCGATGTTTTTTGCCAATTTAAAGGAGCAGTATGAAATCTTAATTCATCATTTCATACAG CTTCATGATTGGGTTGCTTCTAGCTCCTCTGGATCCACAAGGGATTGCATTCTACTTGGAGCTTGTGAAGCACATGAGACTCTTCCACAAAGTGCTGAATTTCCTGCAGATGTGTTTACGTCTTGTCTCACAACACCTATTAAGATGGCTTTGAGATG GTTTTGCAGACGCTCATTACTACATGAATCTCTTTATGAGTCGCTAATTGATAAAATCCCGGGCCACCAAAATGACCGCAAAACACTTTTGGGGGGAATTAAATTGGATTTTCACTACAGTGACTGA